Proteins encoded within one genomic window of Pseudomonadota bacterium:
- a CDS encoding trypsin-like peptidase domain-containing protein, which produces MRHRPIVVLTRVLAVFVLAGAANAQDSDQWKNTLGKVSSGIVSIRIDGTRAFDTEWNMSSQATGFVVDAKRGLILTNRHVVTAGPVTAEAVFANNEEVELKPVYRDPVHDFGFYRYDPDQLSYIQPHQFLLAPEYAQIGREIRVVGNDAGEQLAILAGTIARLDRAAPDYGRGNYNDFNTFYIQAASNTSGGSSGSPVIDIDGRVVALNAGGTSSAASSFYLPLDRVQRALDLIRAGAAVSRGTLQTIFSSKPYDELRRLGLSPDIEAEARQEFPGRTGMLVVQQVVPGAGTEVVLQPGDILVRVNDAMVTDFVTLEEVLDSSVGELVKLSISRGSKVLTSKLEIQNLHDITPDRYIEFGDAVIHDLSYQQARHFNMPPRGVYIANPGYVFGTQAIPRASVITELGGTPVSNIDEFEAVLNELADGERASIRFITFEDPTNSTLRVMRMDRRWFPAQYCIRDDKLGVWPCRDLASGPPAKPLQPASTRIAGNGDPRSRRLAPSLVMVNFDMPYTVSGVADRFYHGTGLIVDTERGLVVVDRNTVPVAMGDVSLTFAGSLEIPGRVLFIHPLHNFTVVSYDPALIGDTPVKAARFSEREVAAGDPVWAVGLKGDHKLAVQATEVASIDALVLPLSRTMRFTDSNLETISVVNPPSEFDGVLANRKGEVVAMWSSFAYQAGQELGQRAEGVSAELILETVELARSQRPLHSLEVRFNLIPLASARKLGLPDGWVSRLEAHDGKRRQVLSVRRTVAESAASELLKPGDLLLTVDGRMVSSFREVERMVRQSRVTVEVWRDNELLELELQTAALDGRGLDRVVMWAGALLQAPHRAMSVQRGISPDGIYVAFFAYGSPANRFGLWAGRRILAVDEIETPDLDSFIAVVSGKKDREAVRLKTVTWNNRIEVITLKLDNRYWPAYEINRTEQGWRRSPLPATGEEHQHAGR; this is translated from the coding sequence CGTCGTGGACGCGAAACGCGGCCTGATCCTGACCAACCGCCACGTGGTGACCGCCGGACCGGTGACCGCCGAAGCGGTCTTTGCCAACAACGAAGAGGTCGAGCTAAAGCCGGTATACCGGGACCCGGTCCATGACTTCGGGTTTTATCGCTACGACCCGGATCAGCTCTCCTATATTCAGCCCCACCAGTTTTTGCTGGCGCCCGAGTACGCGCAAATCGGGCGGGAAATCCGGGTCGTCGGCAACGATGCGGGCGAGCAGCTTGCAATACTTGCCGGCACCATCGCGCGGCTGGATCGTGCCGCGCCCGATTATGGCCGTGGCAATTACAACGACTTCAATACCTTTTATATTCAGGCCGCCTCCAACACCTCCGGTGGCTCGTCGGGTTCCCCGGTGATCGACATCGATGGGCGGGTGGTTGCACTCAATGCTGGTGGCACCAGTTCCGCTGCCTCGAGCTTTTACCTGCCGCTGGATCGCGTGCAACGGGCGCTGGATCTTATCCGGGCCGGTGCCGCGGTTAGCCGCGGTACGCTACAAACAATTTTCTCGAGTAAGCCTTACGACGAGCTGCGTCGCCTCGGTCTAAGCCCGGATATCGAGGCCGAGGCCCGCCAGGAGTTCCCCGGCCGGACCGGCATGCTGGTCGTCCAGCAAGTCGTGCCGGGTGCGGGTACGGAGGTAGTCCTGCAACCCGGCGACATCCTGGTTCGCGTGAACGATGCGATGGTTACGGATTTTGTGACCCTAGAGGAAGTTCTTGATTCCAGCGTCGGCGAGCTGGTCAAATTATCGATCAGCCGTGGCAGCAAGGTGCTGACATCGAAGCTCGAGATTCAGAATCTTCACGACATCACCCCGGATCGATACATCGAATTTGGCGATGCGGTTATCCACGATCTTTCCTACCAGCAGGCGCGTCATTTCAATATGCCCCCGCGTGGTGTGTATATCGCGAATCCAGGCTATGTATTCGGTACCCAGGCGATACCCCGGGCGTCCGTGATTACAGAACTGGGTGGCACGCCGGTCAGCAATATAGACGAATTCGAGGCGGTGCTGAATGAGCTGGCGGATGGCGAGCGGGCCAGCATCCGCTTTATTACTTTCGAAGACCCGACCAATTCAACCTTGCGCGTGATGCGCATGGATCGGCGCTGGTTCCCGGCGCAGTATTGCATTCGCGATGACAAGCTGGGTGTGTGGCCCTGCCGTGACCTGGCAAGCGGCCCGCCGGCAAAGCCGCTGCAGCCGGCGAGTACCCGGATCGCCGGTAACGGCGACCCGCGTTCACGGCGGCTGGCGCCCTCGCTGGTCATGGTCAATTTCGATATGCCATACACAGTTTCCGGCGTCGCCGATCGCTTTTATCACGGCACCGGCCTGATCGTCGACACCGAACGGGGGCTGGTGGTCGTCGATCGCAATACCGTCCCGGTCGCGATGGGCGATGTCAGCCTGACTTTCGCCGGTAGCCTGGAAATACCGGGTCGCGTCCTCTTTATCCATCCGCTGCACAACTTCACCGTGGTTTCCTATGACCCTGCGTTGATTGGCGACACACCGGTCAAGGCGGCGCGTTTCAGCGAGCGGGAGGTGGCCGCGGGAGACCCGGTCTGGGCGGTGGGTCTCAAGGGCGATCACAAGCTGGCCGTGCAGGCCACCGAGGTCGCTTCGATCGATGCACTGGTTTTGCCGTTGTCGCGCACGATGCGTTTTACCGACAGCAACCTGGAAACGATTTCGGTGGTCAATCCGCCGAGCGAATTCGATGGCGTGCTGGCCAACCGCAAGGGCGAAGTGGTGGCCATGTGGTCGAGCTTTGCATATCAGGCGGGGCAGGAACTCGGCCAGCGAGCCGAGGGCGTATCCGCCGAGCTGATCCTCGAAACCGTGGAACTGGCACGCAGCCAGCGGCCGTTGCATTCGCTGGAAGTCCGGTTCAACCTGATACCGCTGGCCAGCGCACGCAAGCTCGGGCTGCCGGATGGTTGGGTATCGCGGCTGGAAGCGCATGACGGCAAGAGGCGGCAGGTACTCAGCGTCAGGCGTACGGTTGCGGAATCGGCGGCCTCGGAGCTACTGAAACCGGGTGATCTGTTGCTCACGGTCGATGGCCGGATGGTCAGCAGTTTTCGTGAAGTCGAGCGGATGGTTCGGCAATCGCGGGTCACCGTCGAAGTCTGGCGCGACAACGAACTGCTCGAACTTGAACTACAGACGGCGGCGTTGGACGGGCGCGGCCTCGACCGGGTCGTGATGTGGGCGGGCGCCTTGTTGCAGGCGCCGCACCGGGCCATGTCGGTACAACGGGGCATATCGCCGGATGGCATTTATGTCGCTTTTTTTGCCTATGGTTCCCCGGCGAACCGCTTTGGCCTTTGGGCCGGGCGCAGGATACTGGCGGTCGATGAAATCGAGACGCCGGACCTGGACAGTTTTATTGCCGTTGTCAGCGGCAAGAAAGATCGGGAAGCCGTGCGTCTGAAAACCGTGACCTGGAACAACCGCATCGAGGTCATTACGCTGAAACTGGATAACCGCTACTGGCCCGCATACGAGATCAACCGGACGGAACAGGGCTGGCGACGCAGCCCGTTACCCGCCACCGGCGAGGAGCACCAACATGCGGGTCGTTAA
- a CDS encoding M23 family metallopeptidase, which translates to MRVVNFHRALWPLALLVLLAPLLAATELYRYKDEQGNWVYSDRPPPGRQDVISQEMRVERPRPTIRMTDRRRAGEVDLVAINTFEVPIEVILQITEADNLNHKVGDVIRHVVAATADEVVATVTSAQPGGWSFAYQTRFVIGDPQARHRPPVPYRAPFAAASQYPISQAFPGKLSHFDAANRYAVDIQMPVGTPIYAARGGTVIDQATHFFANGTDLEKDGPRANLVRIVHDDGSIAVYAHLNWDSIRVRIGDEVDEGEYIADSGNTGFSTGPHLHFDVQLNREMELVSVPFRFRNERGDGEVPRAGQMLQNLP; encoded by the coding sequence ATGCGGGTCGTTAATTTTCATCGCGCGCTCTGGCCATTGGCATTGCTGGTTTTGCTGGCGCCACTTTTGGCTGCGACCGAGTTGTACCGCTATAAGGACGAGCAGGGCAACTGGGTCTATTCGGATCGGCCGCCGCCCGGACGGCAGGACGTAATCAGCCAGGAAATGAGGGTCGAGCGCCCGCGGCCGACGATCCGGATGACCGATAGACGACGGGCCGGTGAAGTTGACCTGGTCGCGATCAATACTTTTGAGGTTCCGATCGAAGTGATCCTGCAGATCACCGAGGCTGACAACCTGAACCACAAGGTTGGCGACGTCATCCGTCATGTGGTCGCCGCGACGGCCGATGAAGTCGTCGCTACGGTTACCTCCGCTCAACCCGGTGGCTGGTCGTTTGCCTACCAAACCCGTTTCGTCATCGGTGACCCGCAGGCCAGGCACCGGCCGCCGGTACCGTATCGAGCGCCTTTTGCGGCTGCTTCCCAGTACCCGATCAGCCAGGCTTTTCCCGGGAAATTGTCCCATTTCGATGCCGCGAACCGGTATGCGGTCGATATTCAAATGCCGGTCGGCACGCCAATCTACGCAGCGCGTGGCGGCACGGTAATCGACCAGGCGACGCATTTTTTCGCCAACGGCACGGATCTGGAAAAAGACGGGCCCAGGGCCAACCTGGTGCGTATCGTTCACGACGATGGCAGCATCGCGGTCTATGCACACCTCAACTGGGACTCGATCCGGGTCCGCATCGGCGATGAAGTGGACGAAGGTGAGTACATCGCAGATTCGGGCAACACCGGTTTCAGCACCGGGCCTCATTTGCATTTCGATGTGCAGCTCAACCGCGAAATGGAACTGGTGTCGGTGCCGTTCCGGTTTCGCAACGAAAGGGGTGACGGCGAAGTACCCCGCGCCGGCCAGATGCTGCAGAACCTTCCCTGA